In a genomic window of Hyphomonas sp.:
- a CDS encoding AlpA family transcriptional regulator, with amino-acid sequence MGYGLRTGGLDSLKDLAEDIYAFGSKSGSDAQTFHDDTLRQLIANNRTVRRPELRKLVPLSDTTIYELERRGEFPKRFYLTPKCVVWPLKDVLDWIEERRRASEDERPENTPVPDVRQRTSRPVRH; translated from the coding sequence GTGGGCTATGGATTGCGGACAGGCGGTTTGGACTCTCTCAAGGACCTCGCAGAGGACATCTACGCCTTTGGATCCAAGTCTGGTTCAGACGCGCAAACATTCCATGACGACACGCTTCGCCAGCTTATCGCGAACAACAGGACCGTCCGGCGGCCCGAATTGCGCAAACTGGTGCCCTTGTCGGACACGACGATATACGAGCTTGAACGGCGCGGAGAGTTTCCAAAGCGGTTCTACTTGACCCCAAAATGCGTGGTATGGCCGCTAAAAGACGTTCTGGATTGGATTGAGGAGCGGCGCCGGGCGAGTGAGGATGAACGGCCGGAAAATACGCCGGTACCCGATGTCCGGCAGCGCACCAGTCGGCCCGTCCGACACTGA
- a CDS encoding DUF736 domain-containing protein yields the protein MATIGTFSQKDGKWTGTIRTMTINVKAQMVPVTEKAEGGPDFRIFAGGAELGAAWREESKDGETPYLAVKLDDPGFEKPLRAAFFEKEEDGSGVLVWNRQKLN from the coding sequence ATGGCAACAATCGGCACCTTCAGCCAGAAGGATGGCAAATGGACCGGGACGATCCGGACCATGACAATCAATGTGAAAGCCCAGATGGTCCCCGTGACCGAGAAAGCCGAAGGTGGCCCGGATTTTCGGATCTTTGCCGGCGGCGCAGAACTCGGTGCCGCCTGGCGCGAGGAGAGCAAGGATGGCGAGACGCCATACCTGGCCGTCAAGCTCGATGATCCGGGGTTCGAGAAGCCGCTGCGGGCCGCTTTCTTCGAGAAGGAAGAGGATGGCAGCGGCGTGCTGGTCTGGAACCGGCAGAAGCTGAACTAG
- a CDS encoding DUF2274 domain-containing protein — MSLRIGQLPDRTPVKLTVSVDPDLASALADYAAIYAETYGAEEKPETLVPAMLDMFLSSDAGFKRARKALHARASKGE, encoded by the coding sequence ATGAGTCTCCGCATCGGACAACTCCCAGACCGGACACCGGTGAAACTTACCGTGTCGGTCGATCCTGATCTTGCTTCCGCACTTGCCGACTATGCGGCGATCTATGCCGAAACCTATGGCGCGGAAGAGAAACCTGAAACCCTGGTGCCTGCCATGCTGGACATGTTCCTCAGCTCGGATGCCGGGTTCAAGCGGGCCCGAAAAGCCCTTCACGCCAGAGCCAGCAAAGGAGAATAG
- a CDS encoding TrbI/VirB10 family protein → MSEPAPFPKQADELKLRARPRPVTRINRKVLMAGACLGVLGLFAAASIALDPPKAVDPAERQELYNTAAKRAPDGLADLPGSYLGWQPAAGTPRLGAPMAGDLGGTVVAEEEEWGLEPDWNVAPSDDFRPSAEDEAIRAQRLADAKLADAAGKAGVFFDVGNRQSLMGSVSSAGGRPDSLGSELLALAAQGAGTPGFAGAPDQNLQAEKIAFAAETRDGDTYNPHDVETPVSPYQVMAGTLIPASLVTGLNSDLPGNVIAQVTQPVYDTVSGAHLLIPQGARLIGRYQSEVSFGQERALLIWDRVILPDGSSLQISEPATDARGYAGVSDRTDHHWDRVFAAAGLATLLGIGSELGSDDDDVERAIRRGFGDSVSEAGQRVVDRNLGIQPTIRIRPGWPVRVIVTRDLVLRPYSEGGR, encoded by the coding sequence ATGAGCGAGCCGGCCCCTTTCCCCAAACAGGCCGACGAGCTGAAGCTGCGCGCGCGGCCACGGCCCGTCACGCGGATCAACCGGAAGGTGCTGATGGCAGGCGCCTGCCTTGGCGTGCTGGGCCTGTTTGCCGCTGCCTCCATCGCGCTTGATCCGCCAAAAGCCGTCGATCCGGCAGAACGGCAGGAACTTTACAACACGGCGGCCAAGCGCGCGCCTGACGGGCTCGCGGACCTGCCCGGCTCCTATCTGGGCTGGCAACCGGCTGCCGGCACGCCAAGACTCGGCGCGCCCATGGCGGGTGATTTAGGCGGCACAGTCGTGGCGGAGGAGGAAGAATGGGGCCTTGAGCCTGACTGGAATGTCGCGCCGTCAGACGACTTCCGCCCATCGGCGGAAGATGAGGCCATCCGGGCGCAAAGACTGGCGGACGCGAAGCTCGCCGATGCGGCCGGCAAAGCGGGCGTCTTCTTCGATGTCGGCAATCGGCAATCTCTGATGGGCTCAGTGTCTTCGGCTGGAGGGCGTCCGGACAGTCTCGGCTCCGAACTCCTGGCGCTTGCAGCCCAAGGCGCAGGCACGCCGGGTTTTGCCGGCGCGCCAGACCAGAACCTCCAGGCAGAGAAGATCGCGTTCGCAGCGGAGACGCGGGACGGCGACACCTACAACCCTCATGATGTCGAGACCCCGGTCTCACCCTATCAGGTGATGGCGGGCACGCTGATTCCGGCCTCACTTGTGACGGGGCTCAATTCTGATCTGCCGGGCAATGTCATCGCGCAGGTGACCCAGCCGGTCTATGACACGGTGAGCGGCGCGCACCTGCTGATCCCGCAAGGCGCACGCCTGATCGGGCGCTACCAGTCGGAAGTCTCGTTCGGCCAGGAGCGCGCGCTCCTGATCTGGGACCGGGTCATCCTGCCGGATGGCAGCTCGCTGCAGATTTCCGAGCCAGCTACGGATGCGCGGGGCTATGCGGGCGTTTCCGACCGGACCGACCATCATTGGGACCGCGTCTTTGCGGCCGCAGGGCTCGCGACTCTGCTCGGCATCGGATCTGAACTTGGCTCTGACGATGATGATGTCGAGCGCGCGATCCGGCGGGGATTCGGAGACAGTGTCTCTGAAGCCGGTCAGCGCGTCGTCGACCGCAATCTCGGCATTCAGCCGACAATCCGTATCCGCCCGGGCTGGCCTGTGCGGGTGATCGTGACACGCGATCTTGTGCTGCGGCCCTATTCTGAGGGAGGCCGGTGA
- the trbG gene encoding P-type conjugative transfer protein TrbG, which yields MIRIVSLVSTLALATACASVPPERVLEDTAFVEAALVEEVPERPVEIVETPTVLPLPGQMKPVEATKRTVTRVYTSPTETIRKGTTEARIEPSVDGYVNAIQIYPYTEGALYRLYAAPGQVSDIALQPGETLVSVSAGDTVRWIVGDTSSGSGGSARAHVLVKPIAAGLSTNLMIATDRRTYHLELESVDGTYMAALSWRYPADELAELVAHNKIASIRENASIAPGISVDRLDFDYVIEGDKPAWRPVRVFDDGRQVFIQMPAGLATMDAPPLFILGASGDAELVNYRLRGNYYIVDHLFRAAELRIGEKDQTVVRIRKRVQRSGLASLFGAEG from the coding sequence ATGATCCGTATCGTGAGCCTTGTATCCACCCTCGCTTTGGCGACCGCCTGCGCAAGCGTTCCGCCTGAGCGCGTCCTCGAGGATACGGCCTTTGTCGAAGCGGCGCTCGTCGAGGAGGTACCAGAGCGGCCTGTCGAGATTGTCGAGACGCCGACCGTGCTGCCGTTGCCCGGCCAGATGAAACCGGTCGAAGCGACCAAGCGCACAGTCACGCGCGTCTACACCTCGCCGACCGAGACAATCCGCAAAGGCACGACCGAGGCCCGAATCGAGCCTTCCGTCGATGGCTATGTGAATGCGATCCAAATATATCCGTATACCGAAGGGGCACTGTACCGGCTCTATGCCGCGCCGGGCCAGGTCTCCGACATAGCGCTGCAACCGGGAGAGACACTGGTCTCGGTCTCGGCGGGAGACACGGTCCGCTGGATTGTTGGGGATACGTCTTCCGGGTCTGGCGGCTCTGCCCGCGCGCACGTGCTGGTCAAGCCGATCGCGGCAGGTCTTTCGACCAATCTCATGATCGCGACGGATCGGCGAACCTATCATCTCGAATTGGAAAGCGTTGACGGCACCTATATGGCGGCCCTCTCCTGGCGCTATCCGGCAGACGAACTGGCAGAGCTTGTGGCGCACAACAAGATCGCGTCCATCCGCGAGAATGCGTCCATCGCACCGGGCATTTCGGTCGACCGGCTGGACTTCGATTATGTGATCGAGGGCGACAAGCCGGCCTGGCGGCCTGTGCGCGTCTTCGATGATGGCCGGCAGGTCTTTATCCAGATGCCGGCCGGGCTTGCCACCATGGATGCTCCGCCGCTCTTCATCCTTGGGGCCTCCGGCGATGCCGAACTCGTCAATTACCGCTTGCGCGGCAATTACTACATCGTCGACCATCTCTTCCGGGCCGCCGAACTCCGCATAGGCGAGAAGGACCAGACTGTCGTGCGGATCCGCAAGCGGGTCCAGCGCTCGGGCCTTGCCAGCCTGTTCGGAGCCGAAGGATGA
- the trbF gene encoding conjugal transfer protein TrbF produces MAFRRTSTHYGLSPHPETPYQKAGQVWDERIGSTRVQAKNWRLMALGLLGLLTASSAALVWRSLQSTVMPYVVEVDDTGAVKAVGPALARYEPTDAQIAHHLANFISDVRSLSIDPVIVRQNWLAAYDYVTDKAAITLSDYARDNDPFAEIGRRSRSVDVVSVVRVSDESFQARWLEKTYENGSLTGVKRFTGLFTIVNSPPRDAETLRANPLGLYIHSLNWGEDLVTGDNQ; encoded by the coding sequence ATGGCCTTCCGGCGTACTTCCACGCATTACGGGCTAAGCCCGCATCCCGAAACGCCCTACCAGAAAGCCGGCCAGGTCTGGGACGAACGGATCGGATCGACCCGCGTCCAGGCGAAGAACTGGCGGCTCATGGCGCTGGGCCTGCTCGGACTTCTGACCGCGTCCTCTGCGGCACTTGTCTGGCGCAGCCTGCAATCGACCGTCATGCCCTATGTGGTCGAGGTTGACGATACAGGCGCCGTGAAGGCGGTCGGGCCGGCGCTTGCGAGATATGAGCCGACGGACGCGCAGATCGCGCATCACCTCGCAAACTTCATCTCCGATGTCCGCAGCTTGTCGATCGATCCGGTCATCGTCCGGCAAAACTGGCTCGCCGCCTATGACTATGTGACCGACAAGGCCGCGATCACGCTCAGCGATTATGCGCGCGACAATGATCCCTTCGCCGAGATCGGCCGGCGATCGCGCAGCGTCGATGTCGTGAGCGTCGTGCGCGTGTCGGACGAATCCTTCCAGGCCCGCTGGCTCGAGAAGACCTATGAGAATGGCTCGCTCACCGGCGTCAAACGGTTCACCGGGCTCTTCACCATTGTAAACTCCCCGCCGCGCGATGCGGAAACGCTCCGCGCCAATCCCCTCGGCCTCTACATCCATAGCCTCAATTGGGGCGAAGACCTTGTCACAGGAGACAACCAATGA
- a CDS encoding IS3 family transposase (programmed frameshift), with protein sequence MRQKSGPEGSAEKHVKEIRRKTRRKFSAEEKIRIVLEGLRGEYSIAELCRREGIAQGLYYTWSKEFLEAGKRRLSGDTERQATSGEVSGLKREMRDLKEVVADLTLENRILKKKRDRGWGGYRMRYPASEKLEIIRLVEQSHQPVKKTLEQIGVSRPTFYRWYDLYRRFGEAGLEDRRSGSGRVWNRIPNEVRQQVLEMALDQPELSPRELAVTFTDEKHYFVSEASVYRLLRAHNLITSPAFIVMKAADEFREKTTGPNQLWQTDFTYLKVIGWGWFYLSTVLDDFSRYIIAWKLCTGMATSDVQDTLNLALEASGLDEVNVIHRPRLLSDNGPSYISGDLAEYLADKGMKHTRGAPYHPQTQGKIERWHQTLKNRILLENYFLPGDLEAQIDAFVGYYNHQRYHESLNNLTPADVYTGRGQTILLEREKIKRRTMKLRRLQHAQSAA encoded by the exons ATGAGACAGAAATCCGGGCCGGAAGGATCGGCCGAAAAACATGTGAAAGAGATACGCCGTAAGACCCGGCGCAAATTCTCTGCCGAAGAGAAGATCCGCATTGTTCTGGAAGGCCTGCGCGGAGAATATTCGATTGCCGAACTGTGTCGGCGTGAGGGGATCGCCCAGGGCCTTTATTACACCTGGTCGAAGGAATTCCTCGAAGCGGGAAAGAGGCGGCTCTCCGGCGATACCGAGCGCCAGGCGACGTCCGGTGAGGTGAGCGGCTTGAAGCGCGAGATGCGGGATCTGAAGGAAGTCGTGGCCGACCTGACGCTGGAAAACCGCATTCTGA AAAAAAAGCGTGATCGGGGATGGGGAGGATACCGAATGAGATACCCTGCCTCTGAGAAGCTGGAGATCATCCGGCTGGTCGAACAATCACACCAGCCGGTGAAGAAGACACTGGAACAGATCGGCGTGTCACGTCCGACCTTCTATCGCTGGTATGACCTTTACCGGCGGTTCGGTGAAGCCGGGCTTGAGGATCGGCGCAGCGGCTCCGGCCGGGTCTGGAACCGCATCCCGAACGAGGTGCGTCAGCAGGTACTGGAAATGGCCCTGGATCAACCGGAACTATCTCCCCGGGAATTGGCGGTGACGTTCACCGATGAGAAGCACTACTTCGTCTCCGAGGCCAGTGTTTACAGGCTTTTGAGGGCGCACAACCTGATCACGAGCCCGGCTTTCATCGTGATGAAAGCGGCTGATGAGTTCAGGGAGAAGACCACCGGGCCGAACCAGCTCTGGCAGACCGACTTCACCTATCTGAAAGTGATCGGCTGGGGATGGTTCTATCTCTCCACCGTGCTTGACGACTTCTCCCGCTACATCATTGCCTGGAAGCTCTGTACCGGCATGGCGACGAGCGATGTGCAGGATACGCTGAACCTGGCGCTTGAGGCTTCCGGACTCGATGAAGTAAACGTGATCCATCGCCCAAGACTACTCTCAGACAACGGACCTTCCTACATCTCTGGCGATCTGGCTGAGTATCTTGCCGACAAGGGAATGAAGCATACGCGCGGCGCGCCGTATCATCCCCAGACCCAGGGCAAGATCGAGCGCTGGCATCAGACCCTGAAAAACCGCATCCTGCTGGAAAACTACTTCCTGCCGGGAGACCTCGAAGCGCAGATCGACGCGTTCGTTGGCTACTACAACCACCAGCGCTATCACGAGAGCCTGAACAATCTCACTCCGGCAGATGTCTATACGGGCCGCGGCCAGACCATTCTGCTGGAACGTGAGAAAATCAAAAGGAGGACCATGAAACTACGGCGCTTGCAGCACGCCCAATCCGCTGCTTAA
- a CDS encoding DUF3363 domain-containing protein → MSDDFDFVPRLGKIRSQGKTKPQLKRLKRVVAKGRLRTRGRKSLAPGAVRYAGRGKVQAGLARHWSNQRARRVIVKVHIARAGPSGAAGFAKHVAYIRREGAGRDGERGKLYDRSVDEADAKAFNKRASGDGRQFRLIVSPEDADQMKDLTRFTREFMSQVEKNLGCRLDWVAANHHDTAQPHVHIVIRGGNTRNGELLIDRKYITEGFRARAQELVTIELGQRRLREMAAARSKEAEQEALTAIDHDIACSLTDGRYTPETERGGLVRFDSAVVKRRLRFLETLDLAKRQDDGRWTLKEGWQDTLRALGRRGDIIRTLANLEGWKIDASRLYALPRDLNSAGDILGRLAATLPGDELRNGTTALIEGLDGRVWSIEMTEQEAVQLPKPGGIVSVGRKAVEPKPADRTIAAIAERNGGVYSEELHQQSDPSSSPTFRLAHKRRLEALRRLGVVDRNTDGTWAIPNDFDERVLQADARKQGLAVDVRSWLPIRALTERHAETWLDRMDTEVLDRATGPFADEIRMSLGIRKVWLRSEGYALDQNSGLTANDAERLKRAELEKAMKTEGARIGLSFAYPESWSEFSGTYSRHVDLAQGRFAVIEGKDGFVLVPASGQKLNWVGRWVELNRSRASIQWSLSRSRIRES, encoded by the coding sequence ATGAGCGACGATTTCGACTTCGTTCCGCGCCTTGGAAAGATCAGGTCGCAGGGCAAGACAAAGCCCCAGCTGAAGCGGCTGAAACGTGTCGTCGCGAAGGGGCGGCTTAGGACACGCGGACGCAAATCCCTGGCACCGGGCGCGGTGCGTTACGCAGGACGCGGCAAGGTGCAGGCGGGCCTTGCCCGGCACTGGTCCAACCAGCGGGCCCGGCGCGTCATTGTGAAGGTGCATATTGCGCGGGCGGGTCCAAGCGGCGCGGCGGGCTTTGCAAAGCATGTCGCCTACATCCGCCGGGAAGGTGCCGGGCGCGACGGCGAGCGCGGAAAGCTCTATGACCGGAGTGTCGATGAGGCCGATGCGAAAGCGTTCAACAAACGCGCGTCCGGAGACGGGCGGCAGTTCCGGCTGATCGTCTCGCCGGAAGATGCCGACCAGATGAAGGATCTGACACGGTTCACGCGGGAGTTCATGAGCCAGGTCGAGAAGAATCTCGGCTGCCGGCTCGATTGGGTGGCCGCCAATCATCACGACACTGCGCAGCCGCATGTTCATATCGTGATCCGCGGCGGCAATACCCGGAATGGCGAGCTGCTGATCGACCGCAAGTATATCACGGAGGGATTTCGGGCGCGGGCGCAGGAGCTGGTGACGATTGAGCTTGGTCAGAGGCGGCTCAGGGAAATGGCGGCGGCGAGGTCGAAGGAGGCCGAGCAAGAAGCATTGACGGCAATTGATCATGACATTGCCTGTTCGCTGACCGATGGACGTTACACGCCGGAGACTGAACGGGGCGGATTGGTGAGGTTTGACAGCGCGGTCGTTAAACGGCGATTGCGGTTCCTGGAGACGCTCGATCTTGCGAAGCGACAGGATGACGGCCGTTGGACGTTGAAAGAGGGCTGGCAGGATACGCTGCGGGCGCTGGGCAGACGTGGGGACATAATCCGAACGCTGGCCAACCTTGAAGGCTGGAAAATCGATGCGTCGCGTCTGTATGCCCTGCCCCGTGATTTGAACTCCGCTGGCGATATCCTGGGACGGCTCGCAGCCACCTTGCCGGGTGATGAACTGCGGAACGGAACGACGGCACTGATCGAAGGGCTCGATGGGCGAGTCTGGTCAATAGAAATGACCGAGCAGGAAGCGGTTCAATTGCCGAAACCGGGAGGGATTGTTTCGGTGGGGCGAAAGGCAGTGGAGCCGAAGCCTGCGGACCGGACGATTGCAGCGATCGCTGAGCGAAATGGCGGGGTGTATTCGGAGGAGCTGCATCAACAGTCCGATCCATCGAGTTCGCCGACATTCCGTCTCGCGCATAAGCGTCGGCTAGAGGCGCTGAGAAGGCTAGGTGTTGTTGATAGAAATACCGATGGCACCTGGGCCATTCCAAACGACTTCGACGAGCGTGTGTTGCAGGCCGATGCGAGAAAGCAAGGTCTGGCTGTCGATGTTCGCTCCTGGCTGCCGATCAGAGCGCTTACTGAACGACATGCAGAGACTTGGCTTGATCGGATGGACACCGAAGTACTGGATCGCGCAACGGGTCCATTCGCGGACGAAATTCGAATGTCCCTCGGTATTCGAAAGGTTTGGTTGCGAAGCGAGGGCTATGCGCTGGATCAAAACAGTGGGCTTACCGCTAACGATGCTGAGCGTCTCAAGCGAGCTGAACTTGAGAAGGCGATGAAGACAGAAGGCGCTCGCATAGGACTATCTTTTGCGTATCCGGAAAGCTGGAGTGAATTTTCAGGGACCTATTCGCGGCACGTCGATCTGGCTCAAGGCCGATTTGCTGTGATTGAAGGAAAAGACGGCTTTGTGCTCGTTCCGGCATCCGGCCAGAAATTGAATTGGGTCGGCAGATGGGTCGAGCTCAACCGTTCGCGTGCTTCAATTCAATGGTCGTTAAGTAGGTCTAGGATACGTGAATCATGA
- a CDS encoding S26 family signal peptidase — protein MAAGSWEPVCGMTPRGPLLAMGCGLSLMLAASFIDRTNLVWNRTKSVPRGLYFVDRSAPVSKGDLVVFQPPDEVRRWLDNERLVGSDWPLLKHVAGVDGNEICRCGPEIFVNGSHVADALETLRTGSALPAWQGCRALQTGDVFLLNDHPRSVDGRYFGAQHRAHILGVARPIWTYGKRTAEHQADVETVESGSGMASGSRRARLRECHPATLTPLSAHPFLCDPAPEDGCTDLQSAARLEQ, from the coding sequence ATGGCCGCCGGTTCATGGGAACCGGTTTGCGGGATGACTCCTAGAGGCCCGCTTCTTGCCATGGGTTGCGGCCTCAGCCTGATGCTTGCGGCAAGCTTCATCGACCGAACGAATCTTGTCTGGAACCGAACGAAGAGCGTGCCCAGGGGGCTCTATTTTGTCGATCGGTCAGCGCCTGTTTCGAAGGGGGATCTGGTCGTCTTCCAGCCGCCAGACGAGGTCCGGAGATGGCTCGATAATGAGAGACTTGTTGGCTCGGACTGGCCGCTCCTCAAGCATGTTGCAGGTGTTGACGGAAATGAGATTTGCCGGTGCGGGCCGGAGATATTTGTCAACGGTTCGCACGTCGCCGACGCCCTTGAAACACTGCGAACCGGCAGCGCCCTGCCCGCCTGGCAGGGCTGCCGGGCACTTCAGACCGGAGATGTCTTTCTGCTGAATGACCATCCCCGTTCGGTGGATGGACGATACTTTGGTGCGCAGCATCGCGCGCACATTCTGGGGGTCGCAAGGCCCATCTGGACCTATGGCAAACGGACGGCTGAGCATCAGGCGGACGTCGAAACGGTGGAAAGCGGGTCAGGAATGGCATCAGGGTCCCGGAGGGCAAGATTAAGGGAGTGTCACCCGGCGACACTTACCCCATTGTCTGCACATCCTTTTCTATGTGACCCGGCTCCGGAGGACGGGTGCACGGATTTGCAATCCGCTGCGCGCCTGGAGCAATGA
- a CDS encoding helix-turn-helix domain-containing protein — MTNSFDDGNGLRPRRDLPVPTQWLNTDETAGHLGLKPKTLVNMRSLGTGPVYHKIGAKVWYRGKDIIAYTNGRRFMGTGLRDDS, encoded by the coding sequence ATGACGAACTCGTTTGATGATGGTAACGGCCTGCGGCCGCGCCGGGACCTTCCGGTCCCCACGCAATGGCTGAATACGGATGAAACCGCCGGCCATCTTGGCCTCAAACCGAAGACCCTGGTCAACATGCGCTCTCTCGGCACCGGTCCAGTGTATCACAAGATCGGCGCCAAGGTCTGGTATCGCGGCAAGGACATCATCGCCTACACGAATGGCCGCCGGTTCATGGGAACCGGTTTGCGGGATGACTCCTAG
- a CDS encoding DUF736 domain-containing protein has translation MANALGYVSETKSGFEGHLAMMNLSAAIRIEKNAEKTEDGQPDYRIYAGETSTEIGGGWMRKAKASGRDYVSLTLADPQIGPRRIFANLAPVKGRKGRHVILWNPRD, from the coding sequence ATGGCAAACGCACTCGGCTATGTCAGCGAGACCAAATCCGGCTTTGAAGGCCATCTCGCAATGATGAACCTGTCAGCAGCGATCCGCATCGAGAAGAATGCGGAAAAGACCGAAGACGGCCAGCCGGACTACCGCATCTATGCCGGAGAAACCTCGACCGAGATTGGCGGAGGCTGGATGCGCAAGGCGAAAGCATCGGGACGCGATTATGTCTCGCTCACCCTCGCCGACCCGCAGATCGGTCCCCGCCGCATCTTCGCGAACCTCGCCCCGGTCAAGGGCCGCAAGGGCCGGCACGTGATCCTCTGGAACCCGCGCGACTAG
- a CDS encoding ParB N-terminal domain-containing protein — translation MAETELKHIPLDALRISKLNMRHGRRKPDVSDLLPSIRESGVRQTLLVRREGQAYGIIAGRRRFFALKEIARETGTNPRVPCAIMPESDAASAISASLIENVARLPATEMEQYIAFKRLHEAGQPLEEIADFFGVTLLLVRRVLALASLAAPIRDLYAKDEIDRETIRALTLATPGQQAEWLRLFESETERAPMGRSCKAWITGGTTITSDKALFDLDTYPGQVTADLFGEHGVFADADQFWQAQSVAISERIDAYRSDGWSDVICLDRGAYFHRWDHVQCAMEDGGKVFVEIRHDGTVQFHEGQLTSAEARKRQQSAKGDIDAAPAAIRPEMSGPLAEYILLHRHAAAQASLAASPEIALRLMAAHAMAGSTLWDVRPFELRARKDETQASVEGSLSVAALAGTTQETDALFRSLNVNPAFRRNGDDYRLCELFSALLAMSDEDVLKVLANVIARTLEAGNGIVEAVLHVCGTDLSAAWSPDEAFFDLTKDKRAINAMIGDIATPSLAESCRTDTGKAQKQLLANRISGEGCKANPDWRPGWMQVPPTRLVEGAGSPPADAWTRVAGLFEAETVATPDETPEPQQGGA, via the coding sequence ATGGCCGAGACAGAACTGAAACACATCCCGCTGGACGCGCTGCGCATTTCGAAACTGAACATGCGTCATGGACGCCGCAAGCCTGACGTGTCCGACCTCCTGCCCTCCATTCGCGAGAGCGGCGTGCGCCAGACCCTGCTGGTGCGGCGCGAGGGGCAGGCCTATGGCATCATTGCCGGACGCCGCCGCTTCTTCGCCCTCAAGGAAATCGCCAGGGAGACCGGCACGAACCCGCGCGTGCCCTGCGCCATCATGCCGGAAAGCGATGCCGCCAGCGCGATATCTGCCTCCCTGATCGAGAATGTGGCGCGCCTGCCCGCCACGGAAATGGAGCAATACATCGCCTTCAAACGCCTGCATGAAGCCGGTCAGCCGCTGGAAGAGATAGCCGATTTCTTCGGAGTGACCCTGCTTCTGGTCCGGCGTGTGCTTGCTCTGGCCTCGCTTGCTGCGCCGATCCGGGACCTCTATGCAAAGGACGAGATCGACCGGGAAACGATCCGCGCGCTGACGCTTGCGACGCCCGGCCAGCAGGCTGAATGGCTTCGTCTTTTCGAGAGCGAGACCGAACGCGCGCCAATGGGCAGGTCCTGCAAGGCTTGGATCACCGGTGGGACGACCATAACGAGCGACAAGGCGCTGTTCGATCTCGACACCTATCCCGGACAGGTCACCGCCGACCTGTTCGGCGAACATGGCGTATTCGCTGACGCAGACCAGTTCTGGCAAGCCCAATCAGTGGCGATTTCCGAGCGGATCGATGCCTACAGGTCAGACGGCTGGAGCGATGTCATCTGCCTGGACCGCGGCGCCTACTTCCATCGCTGGGACCATGTCCAGTGCGCCATGGAAGATGGCGGGAAGGTCTTTGTGGAAATCCGCCATGACGGCACGGTACAGTTCCACGAGGGACAGCTGACCTCCGCTGAGGCTCGCAAACGGCAGCAGTCTGCGAAGGGCGATATCGACGCCGCGCCCGCAGCGATCCGCCCGGAAATGTCCGGCCCGCTTGCCGAATACATCCTGCTCCATCGCCATGCAGCCGCGCAGGCGAGCCTTGCCGCATCGCCTGAGATTGCGCTCCGCCTGATGGCCGCGCATGCGATGGCCGGAAGCACGCTCTGGGATGTCCGGCCGTTCGAGCTCCGAGCCCGCAAGGATGAAACACAGGCAAGCGTGGAAGGCTCGCTGTCTGTCGCAGCACTTGCCGGGACGACGCAGGAGACCGACGCGCTGTTCAGATCCCTGAACGTCAATCCCGCCTTTCGCCGGAACGGGGATGACTATCGCCTGTGCGAGCTTTTTTCGGCGCTGCTGGCCATGTCGGACGAGGATGTGTTGAAGGTGCTGGCCAATGTCATTGCCCGCACACTGGAAGCCGGGAATGGCATTGTCGAAGCCGTGCTGCATGTCTGTGGCACCGATTTGTCAGCAGCGTGGTCGCCTGACGAGGCCTTCTTCGATCTCACCAAGGACAAACGCGCCATCAATGCGATGATTGGCGATATTGCCACTCCATCGCTCGCAGAATCCTGCCGCACCGACACGGGCAAGGCGCAGAAGCAATTGCTGGCGAACCGGATCAGCGGGGAGGGTTGCAAGGCCAATCCTGACTGGCGGCCGGGCTGGATGCAGGTACCGCCGACGCGCCTTGTCGAGGGGGCCGGGTCCCCACCTGCCGATGCGTGGACACGGGTCGCGGGACTGTTCGAAGCGGAGACGGTCGCCACGCCCGATGAGACGCCTGAACCGCAACAGGGTGGTGCCTGA